A portion of the Fulvia fulva chromosome 1, complete sequence genome contains these proteins:
- a CDS encoding putative ATP-dependent RNA helicase DHX35, translating to MRCQIGQEVGYSIRFEDVTSASTRIKFLTDGLLLREALVDPLLSRYSVIMVDEAHERSLSSDILLGILTKIRKKRPELRTVISSATLQAQQFLNFFGDSGEAVHPKDDESQPPGRIISVEGRAFPVDLHYLLEPCEDYLERAVKTVFDVHSSGPEGDILVFLTGREEIETMIEMIADRLPSLAADTDKILPYPLFAGLSTEQQMYVFEPAPENTRKVICATNIAEASVTIDGIAYVIDSGFVKLRAYNPTTGIETLTATPVSKASATQRAGRAGRTKPGKCYRLYTEAAFTSLPDATVPEIQRSNLAPTILQLKAMGIDNIARFNFITPPPAELIMRALELLYSLGALDDYAKLSKPIGFQMAELSLEPMLAKCLLSAPAFKCLSEMLTIAAMVSLQGNVWFSHDTKKAEETARRKFAVEEGDHLTLLNAYQAFITKGKKDSKWCQQHYLNFKSMTRAVSIRNQLRRYLERLGIDVNESLGGNDVLRAGGRPKEESIRRCLTSGFFAHAARMMPDGTFRTVDGGTVLHAHPSSLMFNRKADWVIFTEIMETGDKTYIRDVTKIEKSWLLQYAPDFYRVKT from the coding sequence ATGCGTTGTCAGATTGGGCAAGAAGTTGGCTACTCAATACGCTTCGAAGACGTGACATCGGCATCAACTAGAATCAAGTTCCTTACCGATGGCTTACTTCTTCGAGAGGCTCTGGTAGATCCGCTGCTCTCGAGGTACAGTGTCATCATGGTTGACGAAGCACACGAGAGGTCTCTGAGCTCCGATATACTACTAGGTATATTGACGAAGATCCGGAAGAAGAGGCCCGAATTGAGAACAGTCATCAGTTCCGCGACTCTACAGGCGCAGCAATTTCTCAACTTCTTTGGGGACAGCGGCGAAGCTGTACATCCGAAAGACGACGAGTCACAGCCTCCAGGTCGAATCATCAGTGTCGAAGGACGTGCCTTCCCAGTCGACCTGCACTACCTTTTGGAGCCATGCGAGGACTACTTGGAGAGAGCTGTCAAGACAGTGTTCGATGTCCACTCTTCTGGACCGGAAGGAGATATCCTGGTGTTCTTGACTGGACGAGAAGAGATCGAGACTATGATCGAGATGATCGCCGACCGTCTGCCATCGCTCGCAGCTGATACAGACAAGATTCTGCCATATCCGCTCTTCGCTGGACTCAGCACAGAACAGCAGATGTATGTTTTCGAGCCTGCACCTGAGAACACCCGGAAGGTCATTTGTGCTACGAATATTGCGGAAGCCAGTGTGACTATCGATGGCATAGCCTATGTCATCGATTCTGGCTTCGTCAAATTGAGAGCATACAATCCGACCACTGGCATCGAGACTTTGACAGCCACTCCTGTCTCGAAGGCATCAGCAACACAACGCGCAGGCCGAGCAGGACGTACTAAGCCAGGCAAGTGCTATCGGTTATACACCGAAGCTGCCTTCACTTCGTTACCAGATGCCACAGTCCCTGAGATACAGCGCTCGAACCTCGCACCGACAATACTCCAGCTGAAGGCTATGGGCATCGACAACATAGCACGATTCAACTTCATCACCCCACCACCAGCAGAACTCATTATGCGCGCCTTGGAGCTTTTATACTCCCTAGGCGCGCTGGACGATTATGCCAAGTTAAGTAAGCCAATTGGATTCCAGATGGCAGAGCTGTCTCTCGAACCAATGCTGGCCAAATGTCTCCTCTCAGCACCAGCATTTAAGTGCTTGTCAGAAATGCTCACCATCGCTGCTATGGTCAGCTTGCAAGGCAATGTGTGGTTCTCGCACGACACCAAGAAAGCAGAAGAGACAGCGCGCAGGAAGTTCGCCGTGGAAGAAGGTGATCACCTGACGCTACTCAACGCTTACCAAGCTTTCATCACCAAGGGCAAAAAGGATTCCAAATGGTGTCAGCAGCATTATCTGAACTTCAAGTCGATGACGCGGGCTGTTAGTATTCGTAATCAGCTTCGGCGCTATCTCGAGCGTCTCGGCATCGATGTCAATGAGTCGCTGGGAGGCAACGATGTGTTGAGAGCTGGCGGAAGGCCGAAAGAGGAGTCAATCCGGCGGTGTTTGACCAGTGGCTTCTTTGCCCACGCTGCTCGCATGATGCCAGATGGCACGTTCAGGACTGTGGACGGAGGGACAGTTCTGCACGCTCACCCCTCGTCGTTGATGTTCAACAGGAAGGCCGATTGGGTCATCTTCACCGAGATCATGGAGACTGGTGATAAGACCTACATTCGCGACGTGACCAAGATTGAGAAGTCGTGGCTATTACAATATGCGCCAGATTTCTATAGGGTGAAGACGTAG
- a CDS encoding CUE domain-containing protein 5 — protein sequence MAADRSPVSPIKPDEESATTREEIDMDDNEQETGTVSPHGHETPTKPSAKAPSPRPRVSFQEGHEEIPPTKPPRPLTPNQQAEHTLIEAFPTIDAKVVKAVLTASGGKVEPAFNALLGMSDPDFHAEEAAPPQPPRPAQRQPMSQLEADEAYARQLAEQYSSGGQSTQNRYNQREPGRRGPNQQRPDYDDDDRERSFFDDDLPEIGKNIQQGFLETQKRVNSWITQFKKKIDGEEEEDLYDATPSNTRQNTGLSGRQNFGASQSEQLYGIRRSAEQQRRSTEAQRYDADPHEFDHEEFERLELRDDEGPPAQPPRTSSRTKANPDLFKSGVKPPQSGPVDEVDAAERRQPGKEASDKDKKWQPLTSVAPHPEDDNDPFSLGDDDDDKDKSEDLRKEDTERLKESARTSISAGNTSNNVLKPQESETNGGVRNKEAEEILSGKKS from the exons ATGGCCGCCGATCGATCGCCCGTCTCTCCCATCAAGCCGGACGAGGAGTCAGCCACTACGCGCGAAGAGATAGACATGGACGACAACGAGCAAGAGACGGGCACCGTCTCTCCGCACGGTCACGAGACGCCCACCAAGCCGTCAGCCAAAGCACCGTCTCCGAGGCCAAGAGTGTCCTTCCAGGAAGGCCACGAAGAGATCCCACCCACGAAGCCCCCTCGACCATTGACCCCGAACCAGCAAGCTGAGCACACCCTGATTGAGGCTTTCCCCACCATCGATGCCAAGGTCGTCAAGGCAGTGCTCACTGCCAGCGGCGGCAAGGTAGAGCCAGCCTTCAACGCGCTGCTAGGCATGTCAGACCCCGACTTCCATGCAGAGGAGGCAGCTCCTCCACAACCACCACGGCCCGCCCAACGCCAGCCCATGAGTCAACTGGAAGCCGATGAGGCTTATGCGAGACAGCTTGCGGAGCAGTACAGCAGTGGTGGTCAGTCGACCCAGAACCGCTACAACCAACGCGAGCCTGGTCGTCGCGGCCCGAACCAGCAACGTCCGGACTACGACGACGATGATCGAGAGCGTAGCTTCTTTGATGACGATCTGCCCGAGATCGGCAAGAACATTCAGCAAGGTTTCTTGGAAACGCAAAAGAGGGTGAACAGCTGGATCACACAATTCAAGAAGAAGATTGATGGTGAAGAAGAGGAGGATCTTTATGATGCTACCCCTTCTAACACGAGGCAGAACACAGGTCTTTCGGGCAGACAGAATTTCGGTGCCAGCCAGAGCGAACAGCTCTATGGTATCAGGAGATCTGCCGAGCAGCAGAGAAGAAGCACTGAAGCACAGCGTTACGATGCCGATCCACACGAGTTTGACCACGAAGAATTCGAGCGTTTGGAGCTCCGGGATGATGAGGGCC CTCCGGCCCAGCCTCCTCGAACGAGCAGTCGGACCAAGGCTAATCCTGACCTCTTCAAGTCAGGCGTTAAGCCTCCGCAAAGCGGCCCTGTAGACGAGGTTGATGCAGCTGAGCGCCGCCAGCCTGGAAAAGAGGCGTCTGACAAGGACAAGAAGTGGCAACCATTGACTAGCGTTGCACCACACCCCGAGGACGACAACGACCCTTTCTCGTTGGGAGACGATGATGATGACAAGGACAAGAGCGAGGACTTGCGCAAGGAGGATACCGAGAGGCTGAAGGAATCTGCCAGAACCAGCATTAGTGCTGGCAACACGAGCAACAATGTATTGAAGCCGCAAGAAAGCGAGACGAACGGAGGAGTTCGAAACAAGGAAGCCGAGGAGATCTTGAGCGGCAAGAAATCATAG
- a CDS encoding DNA-directed RNA polymerase III subunit rpc8, giving the protein MYTLVTLADVVQIQPTDFSKPSMRSIEDFINAKYADKVIHKVGLCVGLHSLISASEGLIGHGTGIVNVNVDFRLIVFRPFRGEIIRATITKADISGITLSADFFEDIHVPLGFMFEDTDWRQDDSGTWAYIWRTDDGEGGSNEFYFDIAETCMVRVEEEMWTDVSPDALRSQTYANDEEEENARRMAPYLIRGSMMHAGLGPTLWWAGEEAAAGEDTAMNGT; this is encoded by the exons ATGTACACATTG GTCACCTTGGCCGATGTGGTGCAAATCCAGCCCACTGATTTCTCGAAGCCAAGCATGCGCTCTATCGAAGATTTCATAAATGCCAAATATGCGGACAAGGTCATACACAAGGTCGGGCTCTGCGTTGGCCTCCACTCACTCATATCAGCATCTGAGGGCCTCATCGGACACGGAACTGGAATTGTCAATGTCAACGTGGACTTCCGACTTATTGTGTTCCGACCCTTCCGAGGCGAAATCATCCGGGCCACGATTACCAAGGCGGACATCAGTGGCATTACTCTCTCGGCAGACTTTTTCGAAGACATACACGTGCCCCTGGGGTTCATGTTCGAGGACACGGACTGGAGGCAGGACGACAGCGGGACGTGGGCTTACATCTGGAGGACCGACGATGGCGAGGGAGGGTCCAACGAGTTCTACTTCGATATTGCAGAGACATGCATGGTTCGAGTGGAAGAGGAGATGTGGACCGACGTATCGCCGGATGCATTGAGATCGCAAACGTATGCGAATGATGAGGAAGAAGAGAACGCCAGGCGCATGGCGCCCTACCTCATTCGAGGGAGTATGATGCATGCTGGGCTGGGCCCTACCTTGTGGTGGGCTGGGGAAGAAGCTGCAGCAGGGGAAGACACGGCGATGAACGGCACGTGA
- a CDS encoding Multidrug transporter — MALNQEDSRIMEAEREPSPERFEVYAGRSNTGTQDVMSPREKVERRETLSRHLTGASISSSGSSSSGQTIEREEMGVSRMATQPDLERHPTALSRIQTGRSQHSATVPLPGSGAGKPYPPALPDREEYVVEFDGPDDPMHAQNWPLKKKLPVAIVPDFVTLTAAFGSSIFSTATTAISQQFGFSREFGILGVSLYVLGFATGPIVWAPFSELYGRRKPLLLSSFGFSIFNIAVAVGKDSQTIFICRFFGGFCGACPLTVVGAVFADMFSNRQRGLAITVFSMTVFSGPLLAPFIGGFILESYLGWRWTEYITAIMGFLGLVLSLLFLEETYPPVILVNKAADLRRRTKNWGIHAKQEEIEVDLRELIEKNLSRPMRMLFTEPIVLLISIYMAFIYGLLYLFLTFYPIVFQQIYGMRWSLFWFGWTSYTGSIPWIVPTLSGLCTGFGLMSIFLQCLNYLIDAYLMFAASAIAANTFLRSLAGAVFPLFATQMVQGLGVQWAGTLLGCVALICVPMPVLFYLKGAKIRAKSRFAPTFPVASAAAQDQSESDPENEWKGE, encoded by the exons ATGGCTCTTAACCAAGAAGACAGCAGGATAATGGAAGCAGAGCGCGAACCCAGCCCAGAAAGATTCGAAGTATATGCGGGAAGATCGAACACCGGGACACAAGATGTCATGAGTCCACGCGAAAAGGTTGAGCGACGGGAGACACTGTCACGGCATCTTACGGGAGCCAGTATCTCCAGCTCCGGCTCATCTTCATCGGGCCAGACCATAGAGAGAGAGGAGATGGGCGTTTCGAGAATGGCGACTCAGCCCGATCTGGAGAGACATCCTACGGCGCTGAGTCGAATACAGACTGGCCGTAGCCAGCATAGCGCGACC GTGCCATTGCCTGGCTCCGGAGCTGGAAAGCCATATCCGCCTGCATTGCCGGATCGAGAGGAATATGTCGTGGAGTTCGATGGACCGGACGATCCAATGCATGCGCAGAATTGGCCGTTAAAGAAGAAGCTACCGGTCGCAATCGTGCCCGATTTCGTCACGTTGACGGCTGCGTTCGGGTCTTCCATCTTCTCGACAGCGACCACTGCAATCTCACAGCAATTTGGCTTCTCAAGGGAATTTGGCATCCTCGGGGTCAGCCTCTACGTCCTAGGCTTCGCCACGGGACCCATAGTGTGGGCACCCTTCTCAGAGCTCTACGGCCGACGAAAACCTCTTTTGTTGTCTTCTTTTGGATTCTCGATCTTCAACATCGCTGTCGCCGTCGGTAAAGATTCTCAAACGATCTTCATCTGTCGGTTTTTCGGCGGGTTTTGCGGTGCGTGTCCACTTACGGTTGTTGGCGCAGTCTTCGCGGACATGTTCAGCAACCGGCAGCGAGGTCTCGCGATCACAG TGTTTTCCATGACCGTGTTCTCCGGACCTCTCTTGGCGCCCTTCATCGGTGGCTTCATACTTGAAAGTTACCTTGGCTGGAGATGGACGGAATATATCACAGCGATCATGGGCTTCCTTGGATTGGTACTCAGTCTGCTCTTCCTCGAGGAGACTTATCCTCCTGTGATTCTTGTCAACAAAGCTGCCGATCTCAGGAGAAGGACGAAGAACTGGGGCATCCACGCCAAGCAGGAGGAGATTGAAGTTGACCTCCGCGAGCTGATCGAGAAGAACCTTTCTCGGCCAATGCGAATGCTATTCACCGAGCCGATTGTGCTGCTCATCTCCATCTACATGGCCTTTATCTACGGTCTACTTTACCTATTCTTGACATTCTACCCGATTGTCTTCCAACAGATCTACGGCATGCGCTGGA GTCTATTCTGGTTTGGCTGGACTAGTTACACCGGTAGCATCCC GTGGATCGTCCCAACTCTTTCCGGTCTCTGCACCGGGTTCGGCTTGATGTCCATATTTCTGCAATGTCTGAACTATCTCATCGACGCATACCTGATGTTCGCTGCCTCAGCCATAGCTGCGAATACGTTCCTGCGATCTTTAGCGGGAGCAGTATTCCCCCTCTTTGCCACCCAAATGGTTCAAGGTCTTGGTGTCCAATGGGCCGGTACACTGCTAGGATGCGTGGCTTTGATCTGTGTACCGATGCCAGTGCTATTCTACCTGAAAGGCGCGAAGATTAGGGCAAAGAGTAGATTCGCGCCGACGTTTCCAGTTGCGAGTGCGGCTGCTCAGGATCAGAGCGAGAGTGACCCGGAGAATGAGTGGAAGGGCGAGTAG